A section of the Diabrotica virgifera virgifera chromosome 8, PGI_DIABVI_V3a genome encodes:
- the LOC126889535 gene encoding cytochrome P450 6k1-like isoform X1, which translates to MVIFLILLVTIIFLAYKYFTRHFDYWKKRGVHTKKPIPFFGHFYRTATFQTTLSELIQDLYHETDEPYFGVFAFDRPILVVKSPKLIKDILIKDFNTFCDRTVADPTHHPLLSKFLFWQKIAKWRHTRTKLTPLFTSSMTKIFFENLQLINEKFVEYLGNIQGPFDAKYVAGHYSTEMIGRCFFAIDPRCFEETTTEFRDCVERIFEFNLRNGFIQTCYFLRQGLVKFFKLSFLASSDISHFEQTFLNSMESRKKYDGRILNMVDLLNDLDRKHDGNYPDKDILISNAIFLLIAGQETTSAIVAYTLYELALHQDIQERLRNEIKNNYEIYQGFTYEGIQKNKYLDMVINECLRKYGVLPFLDREAVSDYRLEGTDLVIEKGTGVYIPLFAFMRDPKYFPNPEKFDPERFADNNVNAEELLYFPFGEGPRACIGKRLGILAVAICISHVLIKFNIDKCAATPDPVEFAKKSFILQSSCGLPITVTPIS; encoded by the exons ATGGTTATTTTTTTAATACTCTTGGTCACGATAATATTCCTTGCATACAAATATTTTACCAGACATTTTGACTACTGGAAAAAACGAGGCGTGCATACTAAAAAACCAATTCCATTTTTTGGACATTTTTACAGAACTGCCACATTTCAAACTACCTTGTCAGAGTTGATACAAGACCTATACCATGAAACTGACGAACCATACTTTGGGGTATTTGCTTTTGACAGACCAATCTTGGTGGTCAAATCACCTAAGTTAATTAAAGAtatattaataaaagattttaATACGTTCTGCGATAGAACCGTTGCAGATCCCACTCATCACCCTCTCTTATCCAAATTTTTATTCTGGCAAAAAATAGCAAAGTGGAGGCACACGAGGACGAAGTTAACTCCATTGTTTACGTCATcaatgacaaaaatattttttgaaaatttacaATTGATCAATGAGAAGTTTGTTGAAtatttaggaaatattcaagGCCCATTTGATGCTAAATATGTTGCTGGTCATTACAGCACCGAGATGATTGGTCGTTGCTTTTTCGCAATTGATCCACGATGTTTTGAAGAGACCACAACAGAGTTTAGAGACTGCGTGGAAAGAATCTTTGAGTTTAACCTCAGAAATGGATTTATACAGACTTGCTACTTCTTAAGACAAGGTTTGGTCAAATTCTTTAAACTGAGCTTTCTGGCCTCTTCAGACATTTCACATTTTGAACAAACTTTTTTAAATTCAATGGAATCTAGAAAAAAGTATGATGGTAGAATCTTAAATATGGTTGATTTACTCAATGACTTGGACAGGAAACACGATGGAAATTATCCTG ataaagaCATACTCATATCCAATGCCATCTTTTTACTAATTGCTGGACAAGAAACCACCAGTGCTATTGTTGCTTATACCCTCTATGAATTAGCTCTTCATCAGGATATACAGGAAAGATTAAgaaatgaaattaaaaataattatgaaATATACCAAGGGTTCACATACGAAGGGatacagaaaaataaatatttggataTGGTTATCAATG aatgtttaagAAAATATGGAGTTTTACCATTTCTAGACAGAGAAGCTGTCAGCGATTATCGCCTTGAAGGTACAGATCTCGTCATTGAAAAGGGAACGGGAGTATATATTCCCTTATTTGCTTTTATGAGAGATCCCAAATATTTTCCCAATCCTGAAAAGTTTGACCCTGAAAGATTTGCTGATAATAATGTTAACGCAGAAGAATTGCTCTATTTTCCATTCGGAGAAGGGCCAAGAGCTTGCATAG gtaaGCGTTTAGGAATCTTAGCTGTTGCGATATGTATTTCACATGTTCTGATTAAATTTAATATTGATAAATGCGCAGCTACTCCTGATCCAGTTGAATTTGCAAAGAAATCCTTTATTCTACAATCCAGCTGTGGACTTCCAATAACAGTGACTCCAATATCATAA
- the LOC126889535 gene encoding cytochrome P450 6j1-like isoform X2: MVIFLILLVTIIFLAYKYFTRHFDYWKKRGVHTKKPIPFFGHFYRTATFQTTLSELIQDLYHETDEPYFGVFAFDRPILVVKSPKLIKDILIKDFNTFCDRTVADPTHHPLLSKFLFWQKIAKWRHTRTKLTPLFTSSMTKIFFENLQLINEKFVEYLGNIQGPFDAKYVAGHYSTEMIGRCFFAIDPRCFEETTTEFRDCVERIFEFNLRNGFIQTCYFLRQGLVKFFKLSFLASSDISHFEQTFLNSMESRKKYDGRILNMVDLLNDLDRKHDGNYPDKDILISNAIFLLIAGQETTSAIVAYTLYELALHQDIQERLRNEIKNNYEIYQGFTYEGIQKNKYLDMVINECLRKYGVLPFLDREAVSDYRLEGTDLVIEKGTGVYIPLFAFMRDPKYFPNPEKFDPERFADNNVNAEELLYFPFGEGPRACIVYEPEPYKQFINNYIVYNNFLTTWIEIHPRNS, from the exons ATGGTTATTTTTTTAATACTCTTGGTCACGATAATATTCCTTGCATACAAATATTTTACCAGACATTTTGACTACTGGAAAAAACGAGGCGTGCATACTAAAAAACCAATTCCATTTTTTGGACATTTTTACAGAACTGCCACATTTCAAACTACCTTGTCAGAGTTGATACAAGACCTATACCATGAAACTGACGAACCATACTTTGGGGTATTTGCTTTTGACAGACCAATCTTGGTGGTCAAATCACCTAAGTTAATTAAAGAtatattaataaaagattttaATACGTTCTGCGATAGAACCGTTGCAGATCCCACTCATCACCCTCTCTTATCCAAATTTTTATTCTGGCAAAAAATAGCAAAGTGGAGGCACACGAGGACGAAGTTAACTCCATTGTTTACGTCATcaatgacaaaaatattttttgaaaatttacaATTGATCAATGAGAAGTTTGTTGAAtatttaggaaatattcaagGCCCATTTGATGCTAAATATGTTGCTGGTCATTACAGCACCGAGATGATTGGTCGTTGCTTTTTCGCAATTGATCCACGATGTTTTGAAGAGACCACAACAGAGTTTAGAGACTGCGTGGAAAGAATCTTTGAGTTTAACCTCAGAAATGGATTTATACAGACTTGCTACTTCTTAAGACAAGGTTTGGTCAAATTCTTTAAACTGAGCTTTCTGGCCTCTTCAGACATTTCACATTTTGAACAAACTTTTTTAAATTCAATGGAATCTAGAAAAAAGTATGATGGTAGAATCTTAAATATGGTTGATTTACTCAATGACTTGGACAGGAAACACGATGGAAATTATCCTG ataaagaCATACTCATATCCAATGCCATCTTTTTACTAATTGCTGGACAAGAAACCACCAGTGCTATTGTTGCTTATACCCTCTATGAATTAGCTCTTCATCAGGATATACAGGAAAGATTAAgaaatgaaattaaaaataattatgaaATATACCAAGGGTTCACATACGAAGGGatacagaaaaataaatatttggataTGGTTATCAATG aatgtttaagAAAATATGGAGTTTTACCATTTCTAGACAGAGAAGCTGTCAGCGATTATCGCCTTGAAGGTACAGATCTCGTCATTGAAAAGGGAACGGGAGTATATATTCCCTTATTTGCTTTTATGAGAGATCCCAAATATTTTCCCAATCCTGAAAAGTTTGACCCTGAAAGATTTGCTGATAATAATGTTAACGCAGAAGAATTGCTCTATTTTCCATTCGGAGAAGGGCCAAGAGCTTGCATAG tttatgaaccagagccttataaacaatttataaacaattatattgtttataacaattttttgaccacttggatcgaaatccaccctcgaaattcgtaa